The proteins below come from a single bacterium CG_4_10_14_0_2_um_filter_33_32 genomic window:
- a CDS encoding glycosyltransferase family 4 protein: MKIGFFTDTYTPQINGVVTSINTFKEQLEKNGHKVYIFAPTPKQKEDNEKIIRFPSVKFLFQPEMRVALPYSQQAVNILKKINLDIIHSHDPFSIGIFGLFMARKFNIPYLHTYHTLYPEYVHYIWDTKFTQKLAKKISKDFCNNCDLIIAPSTKIKKFLLEWGVSKPVKIIPTGVNLDIFKLKNNHYKQFRSKYNISDSEKILTFVGRVAKEKNIELIIESLNYIKSKNVKLLIIGNGPHKNGLEKLAKQKGLKEKVLFLGYLPKTDVISAYKNSEIFVFSSKTETQGLVVVEAMASGLPIVAVSDLAIKDMVKNNINGYLVRTNAKDMASKIDKLLANDKLHKKMSNESLLIAKELSAEKQTARLEKIYLSLIRAKKKKVKE; encoded by the coding sequence ATGAAGATTGGATTTTTCACTGACACCTATACTCCTCAAATTAATGGTGTTGTAACATCAATTAATACCTTTAAAGAACAACTTGAAAAGAATGGACACAAAGTATACATATTTGCACCAACGCCAAAACAAAAAGAAGATAATGAAAAAATTATTCGCTTCCCTTCGGTTAAATTTTTATTTCAACCGGAAATGAGAGTGGCGCTACCTTACTCACAACAAGCGGTAAATATATTAAAAAAAATAAACCTTGATATTATTCATTCCCATGACCCTTTTAGCATTGGTATATTTGGCTTATTTATGGCAAGAAAATTTAATATACCCTATTTACATACTTACCACACACTTTATCCTGAATATGTGCATTATATATGGGATACAAAATTTACCCAAAAATTAGCAAAAAAAATATCAAAGGATTTTTGTAATAATTGTGATCTGATAATAGCGCCTTCAACAAAAATAAAAAAATTTCTTTTAGAGTGGGGGGTCTCCAAACCTGTTAAGATTATCCCTACAGGAGTAAATCTAGATATTTTTAAACTAAAAAATAATCATTATAAACAATTTAGAAGTAAATATAATATTTCCGATAGTGAAAAAATATTAACTTTCGTGGGACGTGTTGCAAAAGAAAAAAACATCGAGCTAATCATCGAATCTCTGAATTATATAAAATCAAAAAACGTTAAACTTCTTATAATAGGAAACGGACCGCATAAGAATGGATTAGAAAAGTTAGCAAAACAAAAAGGACTTAAAGAAAAAGTTTTATTTTTAGGATACTTACCAAAAACAGATGTAATAAGCGCGTATAAAAACTCAGAGATTTTTGTCTTTTCTTCAAAAACTGAAACTCAAGGATTAGTAGTCGTAGAAGCAATGGCCTCTGGTCTTCCTATCGTGGCAGTTTCAGATCTCGCAATAAAAGATATGGTAAAAAATAATATCAATGGGTATCTTGTTAGAACTAACGCAAAAGATATGGCTAGCAAAATTGATAAGTTGTTAGCGAACGATAAACTGCATAAAAAAATGTCTAATGAATCATTGCTAATCGCCAAAGAATTATCAGCAGAAAAGCAAACTGCAAGATTAGAAAAAATATATTTAAGTCTGATTCGAGCCAAAAAGAAAAAAGTTAAAGAATAG
- a CDS encoding glycosyltransferase family 1 protein: protein MWGQSMSIITKERKSTNMKKWIQNLKVNLVSETTFTVQGHGVHTAFVEMREALQRAGARVFVNSKEKCEIMHIHTIGPYSLFKCLFFKGKKIITAHVVPNSFLGSLIFAKLWHPLAKLYLRYFYNKADAIQAVSPQVAKELKEIEVKKEIFFIPNGVNLQKFKKNENDRKKIRNKLGIKENDFVVLDAGQIQPRKGIETFINTAKELPDVKFIWIGGIPFKRFAADYSKMQKVQQNAPSNILFTGTIPFEDVIPYYSAADILFFPSYQENFPFTVIEAAASNLPLLLRDLDIYPPIYEENYIKGTDENFKSLILKLRDDKELYDEYAEKAYNVAKKYEISILTQELIDIYKRILEKK, encoded by the coding sequence ATGTGGGGCCAATCTATGTCTATAATTACTAAAGAGAGAAAATCAACAAATATGAAAAAATGGATTCAGAATTTAAAAGTAAATCTTGTATCCGAAACTACTTTTACTGTACAGGGACATGGCGTTCATACGGCTTTCGTTGAAATGAGAGAGGCTCTTCAAAGAGCAGGGGCAAGGGTTTTTGTAAATTCAAAAGAAAAATGCGAAATAATGCACATACATACTATTGGACCTTATTCTCTTTTTAAGTGCCTATTCTTTAAAGGCAAGAAAATTATAACCGCCCATGTCGTCCCTAATTCTTTTTTAGGCAGTTTAATTTTCGCTAAACTTTGGCATCCCCTTGCAAAGCTATATTTAAGATATTTCTACAACAAAGCAGACGCAATCCAAGCCGTATCGCCCCAGGTGGCTAAAGAACTTAAAGAAATAGAAGTAAAAAAAGAAATTTTCTTCATTCCAAATGGGGTAAATTTGCAAAAGTTTAAGAAAAATGAAAATGATCGAAAAAAAATAAGAAACAAGCTGGGCATAAAAGAAAATGATTTTGTGGTATTAGATGCAGGACAAATCCAACCAAGAAAAGGAATAGAAACTTTTATAAATACAGCAAAAGAATTACCTGATGTAAAATTTATTTGGATCGGTGGTATACCCTTTAAAAGGTTTGCCGCTGATTATAGTAAGATGCAAAAAGTTCAACAAAATGCACCCAGTAATATCCTATTTACAGGCACCATACCCTTCGAAGATGTAATCCCATATTATTCTGCTGCCGATATATTATTCTTCCCATCTTATCAGGAAAATTTTCCTTTTACAGTAATCGAAGCAGCTGCTTCTAATCTACCGCTTTTATTAAGAGATTTAGATATTTATCCCCCAATATATGAAGAAAATTATATCAAAGGCACAGATGAAAACTTTAAATCTCTCATCCTAAAATTAAGAGATGATAAAGAATTATATGATGAATACGCGGAAAAGGCATACAATGTTGCTAAAAAATACGAAATTTCTATACTAACACAAGAATTAATTGATATTTATAAGCGTATATTGGAAAAAAAATGA
- a CDS encoding glycosyltransferase family 2 protein has translation MIISVVIPAYNEEKYIKRTLDSLQNQQLKANEIIVVDNGSTDKTVGICESMGVKIVKEPKKGIGLARKAGFSKAIGDIIATTDADTILPPDWLYKIKNAFEKNSDVVAVGGPYIFDIQKHKIALKIVSLIWIWGDRVINRGNNVPGVNMAVRKKAYLEVGGYKKDKYFEDLDLSLRLRKKGKVLFLRNILVVTSYRRYASQGFLKTVLNYMKDYHRFIFKGKDVHMEDIREEK, from the coding sequence ATGATTATTTCGGTCGTCATACCAGCCTACAATGAAGAAAAATATATAAAAAGAACCTTGGATTCACTTCAAAATCAACAACTTAAAGCAAACGAAATAATAGTTGTAGATAACGGCTCAACAGATAAAACAGTTGGAATATGCGAATCCATGGGGGTTAAAATAGTAAAAGAACCTAAAAAAGGTATTGGTCTTGCAAGAAAAGCGGGATTTAGCAAAGCAATTGGAGATATTATCGCTACGACAGATGCCGACACTATACTTCCGCCAGACTGGCTGTATAAGATTAAAAATGCTTTTGAAAAAAATTCAGATGTCGTAGCCGTAGGAGGGCCTTATATATTTGATATTCAAAAACATAAAATTGCCTTAAAGATCGTCTCTTTAATTTGGATATGGGGAGACAGGGTTATAAATAGAGGAAACAATGTTCCGGGCGTGAATATGGCTGTTAGAAAAAAGGCGTACCTAGAAGTAGGCGGTTATAAAAAAGATAAATACTTCGAAGACCTTGATCTTTCACTAAGATTAAGAAAAAAAGGTAAGGTTCTTTTTCTAAGAAATATACTAGTCGTTACTTCTTATAGAAGATACGCCAGTCAAGGATTTTTAAAAACCGTATTAAATTACATGAAAGATTATCATAGATTTATTTTTAAAGGAAAGGATGTCCATATGGAGGATATCAGGGAGGAAAAATGA